The Thalassolituus oleivorans MIL-1 genome includes the window TCAGCTACAGGCACGGGTTTACTAAAATAAAATCCTTGGTAACTTTCGCAACCATTGTCACGCAAGAAATTCAATTGAGCTTCCGTTTCCACACCTTCCGCCAGCACCTGTAATCCCAAACCTTTCGCCATATGAATAATGGTTGTAGTAATGACGCGACCTTCGTCTTCGTCCTCAACGCTTTGTACAAAACTGCGGTCGATTTTTAATTTATCAACCCGATAACGATGCAGATACGCTAACGAAGAATAGCCCGTACCAAAATCATCAACCGCCAACATCACTCCAAGCTCTTTTAAGCCATTAATAGTGTCGAGAACTTGAGTACTTGGCTCTAGTAAAGCACCCTCGGTAATTTCAAGTTCCAACCAACTAGGATCAATTTGTGTTTCATCCAGCAAGCGCCGTAAACGCTCGACCAAACCACCGGCAACAAAGGTTGGCTGGGATATATTCACCGCAACGATCATGGGTTCGAAGCCTTCATTTTGCCAGACGGCAATTTGATGACAGGCCACACGTAACGCCCAGCCGTCCAACTCAGGCATTAAGCCATTATCTTCGGCAACGGGTAAAAAACGACCTGGCGCAATGATACCTTCTTGTGGATGATGCCACCGCATTAAGGCTTCAACACCCACAATATGGCCATCAATTAAACAAACTTGAGGTTGATAATAGAGTTGTAATTCATTGTCGTGCTGCAATGCACCGCGCAACTGATTGCCAAGTTCTAAACGATCCGACACCGCTTGAGTCATATCATTTGAATAAAACTGATAATGATTACGCCCATGCTGCTTCGCCTGATACATAGCGACATCAGCATTACTCAATAATTGAGTCACATCTGAGCCATGATCTGGAAATAATGTAATCCCCAAACTGGCACCAATATAAAGCTCTTGGCCGACGCCAACATCAAATGGTGTGCGTAATAGATTCAAAATAATGTCAGCAACGTTACTCACCTGCTCATGAGAAATAACATTTTCTAACACCACTACGAAATCATCACCACCTTGGCGAGCAACGGTATCGCTATCACGCAAACGCTGGCGCATACGCTGAGCAAATTCCTGCAACAAACGGTCGCCCGCGGGATGGCCAAGGCTGTCATTAATATGTTTGAAATGATCGAGGTCAATGGCAATAACACCAACTTTACGACCCTTCTGTGTTGCTACATTAACAGCCCCTTCAAGACGGCTTAATAGCAGAGCACGATTCGGTAAATTGGTAAGCGAATCATAATTAGATAAGTGCTCCAATTGCTCTTCTGATTCTTTGATGCGAGACATGTCGGAAAAAACACCGACATAATTAGTGACACGGTTTTGCGCATCTTTCACTTCGGTAATCGTTAGCCACTGCGGATAAATCTGACCATTTTTTCGACGATTCCAAATTTCACCGCGCCAGTAACCACGTTCCTGGACGGATCTAGCAATACCTTCATAAAAGGTTTTGGAATGACGGCCCGAATTTAGTAAGGAAATTGATCGGCCAAGGACATCAGCTTCTTCAAAGCCTGTAATGGAAGTAAATGCAGGATTAATTGCCTCAACTCGGTTTTGCGAATCGGTGATCACCACCCCTTCCATCGTCGATTCAAACACGGTCATTGCTTGTCGTAAGCGGTGTTCTTTCGCTTGTTGTTCAGTAATATCTTGAATAGAACCAACTCGACCAACTAACTTACCACTATCATCAACAATAACTTCGGCACGACCATGGATAACTTTCACCGTGCCAGATTCAGTGACGATTCGGTATATCATGTCGGACGGTTTATGCTGCTGCATACTCTCAGTTAAAGTTTGCGCTACACGCTCACTATCATCAGGATGCACATATTCAAAAAACCGAGACAAACTCACCGTTGTTAACGTTTCTTCTTGTTCAAAAATCACCGCAGCTTGGGGCGTAATAACAATGACATCGTTCAACACATCATCTTGCCAACTACCAATATTCGCTAAGCGCTCAGTTTGTCTTAGTAATTGCTCTCTATCCTCTAGCTGGCTCATCATAGTGAGACGGTCTTGAACTAAAAAACAAAGCTGCGCGAAGGTAGCTAGTAATGCTTGACGGCGATTACTCAATGGCGGCTGATTTTGCTCAAAACTAATTAACAGAAAGCCAACTGCGCCTTCCTGACCGCTCACTGGAAGCAAAATAGCATTATCAGAGTCTAAAAGGTTTAGTAATTCTACATCCGCAGGTATCGCTGCCGCACGTCTAAGGACTTTCGAACCGCCCATTTCATAGTGCCGTTCGGTATTTAAATCATTACGCCAATAGTTGTTGAGGAGTTGTGGCAGCTCCTCAACGTCTTTTGCACCGATACTAACCAATAATTCAGAAACAGATTCACCATCATCAGCAACGAAAACCAATGCGCTCCGCGCCTTCAAATAACGAGCAATATGAAGCAGCGCACCTTCGATATCCGCATGTAACGTTTCAGTTCGTGTGGTTAAAAAAACACGTAAGCAACGTTCTAAAATTGTCTCTAGACGGATTTCACCACTTTCTGAACGAACGACACCTAGTGAAATTCCTTCTTCTGCTTCACGCTCAATCCGAGACCACCCT containing:
- a CDS encoding bifunctional diguanylate cyclase/phosphodiesterase, with the protein product MNAVKPVLDSSFVSEGWSRIEREAEEGISLGVVRSESGEIRLETILERCLRVFLTTRTETLHADIEGALLHIARYLKARSALVFVADDGESVSELLVSIGAKDVEELPQLLNNYWRNDLNTERHYEMGGSKVLRRAAAIPADVELLNLLDSDNAILLPVSGQEGAVGFLLISFEQNQPPLSNRRQALLATFAQLCFLVQDRLTMMSQLEDREQLLRQTERLANIGSWQDDVLNDVIVITPQAAVIFEQEETLTTVSLSRFFEYVHPDDSERVAQTLTESMQQHKPSDMIYRIVTESGTVKVIHGRAEVIVDDSGKLVGRVGSIQDITEQQAKEHRLRQAMTVFESTMEGVVITDSQNRVEAINPAFTSITGFEEADVLGRSISLLNSGRHSKTFYEGIARSVQERGYWRGEIWNRRKNGQIYPQWLTITEVKDAQNRVTNYVGVFSDMSRIKESEEQLEHLSNYDSLTNLPNRALLLSRLEGAVNVATQKGRKVGVIAIDLDHFKHINDSLGHPAGDRLLQEFAQRMRQRLRDSDTVARQGGDDFVVVLENVISHEQVSNVADIILNLLRTPFDVGVGQELYIGASLGITLFPDHGSDVTQLLSNADVAMYQAKQHGRNHYQFYSNDMTQAVSDRLELGNQLRGALQHDNELQLYYQPQVCLIDGHIVGVEALMRWHHPQEGIIAPGRFLPVAEDNGLMPELDGWALRVACHQIAVWQNEGFEPMIVAVNISQPTFVAGGLVERLRRLLDETQIDPSWLELEITEGALLEPSTQVLDTINGLKELGVMLAVDDFGTGYSSLAYLHRYRVDKLKIDRSFVQSVEDEDEGRVITTTIIHMAKGLGLQVLAEGVETEAQLNFLRDNGCESYQGFYFSKPVPVAELKLEKTKGH